The DNA region GGCCCCTCTCGAACCCGGTGATCCACTCGCCCCGGTCACGATCGACCCGGTCACGACCACCGTCGCAACCGACGGCGTCATCATGCGCGAGTTTTTCACCGAGACGTCGTTACCAGAGGGGTGGATCACGGCCTTTGCATCGCCCGCGACCGGCAATCCGGCATACGCTGGCTGGCAACAAACGACGAGGTCGCAGTGGTCTGAGAACGTTGACGAGATGCGCGATCGTTTCGGGCGCACTGATCGCGGTTTCATGGTGGCAGATGCACAACAGTTCGGTGCTGACTACTTCGAGGCGAGCCTCACGAGCGCCCCGGTCGACGTGCACGGGCTCGATCGTGTACGCCTCACCTTCGACAGCCATTACCGTGGCGCGCCGGGCCAAACCGGCGAGGTCTTTGCGAGCTTCGATGAGGCCGAGCCGGTGCAGGTGCTGAGCCTCGATGAGACAACCGTCACTTCGGGCTACGACGGCATGCAGATGAATGCCGCACAGGACCTGATGATCGAGGTGCCGGCCAAGGCCAAAACGGTTCAGTTCACGTGGAGCTTTACCGGCGGTGAAGGCGCACACTACTGGGGCATCGACTCGGTGCTCGTGCACCAGGTACAGGCCGCCACGAGCGTTGAACCCACCCAGGCCTGGGTCGTCTCAGATATTCAGGGGCACCCGGCCGATTTCGCTGTCGGCCTTCAGCGCTTTGCCGAGCTTTCGCCAAAGGCTGACGGGCTGCTCATGGTCGGCGACATCGTCAATTCGGGATCGGTGCAGGAGTGGCGTGAAATTTACGATGTCATGAACGCGTCTGAGGCCTACCGCCCGCGCCAGACCGTCGCCACGATGGGAAACCATGAACGCTACGCTTCAGGAGGGTTTGACGCGAACTTTGCGCGCTTTCTCGAGTTTGCCGAACGAGACAAGGCATGGGGCGAATACGTGCTCGAAGGCCCTGCGGGTGACCTGCCGGTAATCGTACTCGGTCAAGAGATCGCTGGCCCGAGCGACGTTCCCATGACCGAAGAGCAGGTCAGGTTTCTCGAAGAGCGGCTCGCGCACTGGACCGCGCTCGATAAGCAGGTACTCGTGCTCTCGCACTTTCCGCTCGGCAACACCGTCTCGGCATCATGGTTGCCGTGGTACAGCAAGCACCACATGCACAACGACCGCCTCACCAACATCATGGTGAACTACCCGAATGCCATCATGCTGAGCGGCCACACCCACTACCCCGCAGAGCTCGGCGACTGGTCGATGCAGCGCCGATCTGATCGTGGCCACCCCGACGGCTTCTGGGCCATCAACACGCTCGCGATGCATATTGAGTGGGATGCCCGCGGTGAAAACACCAGCGATATCACCGAGGTGACGACCGGCGACATCAACCGTGGCCTCACGCTCGACTCATACGGCGACCGAGTGGTCATCACCGCCTACGATTTCGCAAGCAACACCGAGTTGCGCCAGGTCACGATCGCAAACCCGCTCGTCGACTTCACGGCAGAGCTCGCGCCTGACGAAAAGCGTGCGGCCGACTACTCGGGGATCACCGCGGCC from Leucobacter sp. UCMA 4100 includes:
- a CDS encoding DUF4073 domain-containing protein; protein product: MPASPSRRSRKQRRFAIVGALVTTMLLVPAATSSAWAEPQAEQEQANASAPLQAAAPATLSLSAATAITGEKLTVKYATDQLHAENWVGIYPETVAPGDSPSLLWKYTPEASGSTSFTLDLQPGTYHVWFLARGGYDAITDKQVLTVTADPQAPAPLEPGDPLAPVTIDPVTTTVATDGVIMREFFTETSLPEGWITAFASPATGNPAYAGWQQTTRSQWSENVDEMRDRFGRTDRGFMVADAQQFGADYFEASLTSAPVDVHGLDRVRLTFDSHYRGAPGQTGEVFASFDEAEPVQVLSLDETTVTSGYDGMQMNAAQDLMIEVPAKAKTVQFTWSFTGGEGAHYWGIDSVLVHQVQAATSVEPTQAWVVSDIQGHPADFAVGLQRFAELSPKADGLLMVGDIVNSGSVQEWREIYDVMNASEAYRPRQTVATMGNHERYASGGFDANFARFLEFAERDKAWGEYVLEGPAGDLPVIVLGQEIAGPSDVPMTEEQVRFLEERLAHWTALDKQVLVLSHFPLGNTVSASWLPWYSKHHMHNDRLTNIMVNYPNAIMLSGHTHYPAELGDWSMQRRSDRGHPDGFWAINTLAMHIEWDARGENTSDITEVTTGDINRGLTLDSYGDRVVITAYDFASNTELRQVTIANPLVDFTAELAPDEKRAADYSGITAALASVPQHLDRFTPRSVKPLEAAIAAVVYDLTADRQAEVDAMAQAIISAIAGLTPSEGTATGPETPGDKTDDGAPGGGAPNATEAATDGALAQTGLAGYGWGIAAALALLAAGGAFVTARFVRHGSSR